In one Nicotiana sylvestris chromosome 8, ASM39365v2, whole genome shotgun sequence genomic region, the following are encoded:
- the LOC104211235 gene encoding uridine kinase-like protein 4 has protein sequence MGSKAVEDLIQASSGVHYSGFHLEEPHTSEVEQPTTSIDESVKQPFVIGVAGGAAAGKTTVCDLIIDQLHDQRVVLVNQDSFYHNLTPEELTKVHEYNFDHPDAFDTELLLRVMEKLKHGQAVDIPKYDFKSYKNDVFPLRRVNPSDVIILEGILIFHDPRVRDLMSMKIFVDTDADVRLARRIRRDTAEKGRDIATVLDQYSKFVKSAFDDFILPTKKYADIIIPRGGDNHVAIDLIVQHIRTKLGQHDLCKIYPNLYVIQSTFQIRGMHTLIRDAQTTKHDFVFYADRLIRLVVEHGLGHLPFTEKQVITPTGSVYSGVDFCKRLCGVSVIRSGESMENALRACCKGIKIGKILIHREGDNGQQLIYEKLPEDIAERHVLLLDPILGTGNSAVQAISLLLKKGVPESNILFLNLISAPQGVHVVCKRFPRIKIVTSEIENGLNDDFRVIPGMGEFGDRYFGTDND, from the exons ATGGGCTCAaaagcagttgaagatttgatacAGGCATCATCAGGAGTTCATTATTCTGGATTCCATTTAGAAGAACCACATACTTCAGAAGTTGAGCAACCAACAACTTCTATTGATGAAAGTGTTAAGCAACCCTTTGTCATTG GAGTTGCTGGAGGTGCTGCAGCGGGCAAGACAACAGTTTGTGATTTGATTATTGATCAGCTTCACGATCAGCGTGTTGTCCTAGTTAACCAG GATTCTTTTTATCACAATTTGACACCAGAAGAACTCACAAAAGTTCATGAGTACAACTTCGACCATCCAG ATGCATTTGACACTGAGTTATTGTTGCGTGTGATGGAGAAATTGAAGCATGGGCAAGCTGtagatattccaaaatatgatttTAAGAGTTACAAAAATGACGTATTCCCCCTTCGAAGG GTCAATCCTTCGGATGTTATAATTTTGGAAGGTATACTCATATTTCATGATCCTCGTGTCCGAGATCTGATGAGTATGAAGATATTTGTAGATACAG ATGCTGATGTACGGCTTGCAAGGAGAATAAGACGTGATACTGCTGAAAAGGGTAGAGATATCGCTACAGTACTTGATCAG TACTCCAAGTTTGTCAAATCGGCTTTTGATGACTTCATTCTTCCAACAAAGAAGTATGCTGACATAATAATTCCCCGGGGTGGAGACAATCATGTTGCTATCGATTTGATTGTGCAACATATCAGGACGAAACTTGGTCAACATGATCTTTGTAAAATATATCCTAACTTATACGTTATTCAATCTACTTTCCAG ATACGTGGCATGCATACACTTATCCGTGATGCACAGACGACAAAGCATGATTTTGTGTTCTATGCTGATAGATTGATTCGattg GTTGTTGAACATGGACTAGGCCATCTGCCGTTTACAGAAAAACAGGTGATCACTCCAACTG GATCTGTATACAGCGGTGTAGATTTTTGCAAGAGGTTATGTGGTGTCTCTGTAATTAGAAG TGGAGAGAGTATGGAGAATGCGTTGCGTGCATGCTGTAAGGGTATCAAGATAGGCAAGATTCTTATCCACAGAGAGGGTGACAATGGTCAGCAG CTGATCTATGAAAAACTACCAGAAGATATTGCAGAAAGGCATGTCCTTTTGCTGGATCCTATCCTTGGCACAG GGAATTCAGCAGTTCAAGCTATTTCTTTACTGCTAAAGAAGGGAGTCCCCGAGTCCAACATTTTATTCCTCAATCTTATTTCT GCACCCCAAGGAGTACATGTGGTTTGTAAGCGTTTTCCAAGAATAAAGATCGTGACATCTGAGATAGAAAATGGTTTGAACGATGATTTTCGTGTTATTCCTGGAATGGGCGAGTTTGGTGACAGGTATTTTGGCACAGACAATGACTAA